In one window of Gemmatimonadota bacterium DNA:
- a CDS encoding insulinase family protein — translation MPASAPTPRRFVLRLAAWCGGALLITAPPLHGQAVGPLTYEQFALPNGLEVVLAPDHSSQVVGISVWYDAGSRNEPAAKAGLARLFERLLFAGTAHVPPGGHATVATDLGGRVSASVDEEVGRFTTVLPSSRLALGLWLEAERMGSLAVNDTTVAEARLGLLDELRGQLQNEPYAEAISRGIGSLYDSTSCAGYTHSPAGTLLTISALATADAAQYRSERYAPNRARLVVAGDLDPVATRRLVTEYFSGIPRGPDAPAATCTPSYRPGPRELRATDPNATSIGAGLVYRIPSHEHPDTPALELLEIILSQGSAGRLTSELMRSARAAYGTQGGILGERRGPGAFALFAIASPGVSADSLLGLLARQSAWAAGPEITETDLARARTIYLAGAVSGRERPGDIAGVLQHAATFHGSAAAANTEVAQAQAVTLADLRRVAAAWLVPANALTLVVTPEAAR, via the coding sequence GTGCCAGCCTCTGCCCCGACTCCCCGACGTTTCGTCCTGCGCCTGGCCGCCTGGTGCGGTGGCGCGCTGCTGATCACGGCCCCGCCGCTCCACGGACAGGCCGTCGGCCCCCTCACCTACGAGCAGTTTGCGCTGCCCAACGGGCTCGAGGTGGTCCTCGCGCCTGACCACAGCTCCCAGGTGGTGGGCATCAGCGTCTGGTACGACGCCGGCTCCCGCAACGAACCGGCTGCCAAGGCGGGGCTGGCGCGGCTGTTCGAGCGCCTGCTCTTCGCCGGCACGGCGCACGTGCCGCCGGGAGGCCACGCCACCGTCGCCACCGACCTGGGCGGACGGGTGAGCGCCTCGGTCGATGAAGAGGTGGGCCGGTTCACCACGGTGCTTCCCTCGAGCCGACTGGCGCTCGGACTGTGGCTGGAAGCGGAGCGGATGGGGTCGCTGGCGGTGAACGACACGACCGTGGCCGAGGCCAGGCTGGGGCTGCTGGATGAGCTGCGCGGGCAGCTGCAGAACGAGCCCTATGCCGAGGCCATCTCCCGCGGCATCGGCTCCCTGTACGATTCCACCAGCTGCGCCGGCTACACCCATTCGCCGGCGGGCACCCTGCTGACCATCTCGGCCCTGGCCACCGCGGACGCGGCGCAGTACCGGAGCGAGCGATACGCCCCCAACCGCGCCCGCCTGGTGGTGGCCGGCGACCTCGATCCGGTGGCGACCCGGCGCCTGGTGACGGAGTACTTCAGCGGCATCCCGCGCGGCCCGGACGCCCCGGCCGCGACCTGCACGCCCAGCTACCGTCCCGGGCCGCGGGAGCTGCGTGCCACGGACCCGAACGCCACCAGCATCGGCGCCGGGCTGGTCTACCGGATCCCGTCCCACGAACACCCAGACACCCCGGCGCTCGAACTGCTGGAGATCATCCTGAGCCAGGGGAGCGCCGGCCGGCTCACCTCGGAGCTGATGCGCTCCGCGCGCGCGGCCTACGGGACCCAGGGCGGCATCCTCGGCGAGCGACGGGGGCCCGGGGCGTTCGCGCTCTTCGCCATCGCGTCGCCCGGGGTGAGCGCCGATTCGCTGCTCGGGCTCCTGGCCCGGCAGAGCGCCTGGGCGGCGGGCCCCGAGATCACGGAGACGGACCTGGCACGGGCGAGGACGATCTACCTCGCCGGCGCGGTGAGCGGCCGGGAGCGTCCCGGTGATATCGCCGGGGTCCTGCAGCACGCCGCCACGTTCCATGGCTCGGCCGCGGCGGCCAACACCGAGGTGGCCCAGGCGCAGGCCGTCACCCTGGCCGACCTGCGCCGGGTGGCGGCCGCCTGGCTGGTGCCCGCGAACGCGCTCACCCTCGTCGTGACCCCGGAGGCCGCGCGATGA
- a CDS encoding glycerophosphodiester phosphodiesterase produces the protein MPALAIAHRGASGHAHENSPTAFRRAVALGADGVELDIHATSDGELLVHHDPHVAGVGAIGALPASAFGAYRLPNGEPIPTLAEALGLLAGLDVWVEVKTLPPVFDKSLFEVLDAGPTPERYAVHAFDHRIIARLGERRPELPRGILLASYLLDTLAVLRGSGADTLWMETHLIDAPLVDDLHAAGFQLVAWTANDPAEIARLAALGVDGICGNYPERIVASRG, from the coding sequence ATGCCCGCCCTCGCAATCGCCCATCGCGGCGCCTCGGGCCACGCCCACGAAAACTCCCCCACCGCCTTCCGCCGGGCCGTGGCGCTGGGCGCCGACGGCGTCGAACTCGACATCCACGCCACCAGCGATGGCGAGCTGCTGGTGCACCACGACCCCCACGTGGCGGGGGTCGGCGCCATCGGCGCGCTGCCGGCCTCGGCCTTCGGCGCGTACCGCCTGCCCAACGGCGAGCCGATCCCGACGCTGGCGGAGGCCCTCGGCCTGCTGGCGGGACTCGACGTGTGGGTCGAGGTGAAGACGCTGCCGCCGGTGTTCGATAAGTCGCTGTTCGAGGTGCTCGACGCGGGCCCGACGCCGGAGCGGTACGCCGTGCACGCCTTCGACCACCGCATCATCGCCCGGCTGGGGGAGCGGCGGCCGGAGTTGCCGCGCGGCATCCTGCTCGCCTCGTATCTCCTGGACACGTTGGCGGTGCTGCGCGGATCCGGAGCCGACACGCTGTGGATGGAGACGCACCTGATCGATGCGCCGCTGGTCGACGACCTCCACGCCGCGGGCTTCCAGCTGGTGGCCTGGACCGCCAACGACCCCGCGGAGATCGCGCGCCTCGCCGCGCTCGGCGTCGACGGGATCTGCGGCAACTACCCGGAACGGATCGTGGCCTCCCGGGGCTGA
- a CDS encoding acetyl-CoA C-acyltransferase, translating into MSDAFISHALRTPIGRAGGSLADVRPDDLAAVAIRALVERSAIPADLIEDVIFGCSNQAGEDNRNVARMAALLAGLPVSVPGQTVNRLCGSGLQAAASAAQAVRAGEGDVFIAGGVESMTRAPYVMLKSGSAWNRTPPPMADTTVGWRFTNPRMARDWTIALGETAERVAAQYGISRAEQDAFAVESQARAQAAIAAGIFADELVPVPLADGKGGTANVTADEHPRPGVTLEALAKMKPAFLKDGTVTAGSASGINDGAAALTVLSTAGLARTGARPLARIVASAVAGVDPSVMGIGPVPAVRKVLARAGLRTAQLDLIELNEAFSAQSIACIRDLALDPARVNVYGGAIALGHPLGASGARILATLVHGLRRTGGRYGLAAMCIGVGQGIALVVERVD; encoded by the coding sequence GTGTCCGACGCCTTCATTTCCCACGCCCTCCGCACCCCGATCGGCCGAGCCGGTGGCTCCCTGGCCGATGTCCGTCCCGACGACCTCGCGGCCGTGGCCATCCGCGCCCTCGTGGAACGGAGCGCCATCCCCGCCGACCTGATCGAGGACGTGATCTTCGGCTGCAGCAACCAGGCGGGGGAGGACAACCGGAACGTGGCCCGCATGGCCGCCCTGCTCGCGGGGCTGCCGGTGTCGGTGCCAGGCCAGACGGTCAACCGGCTCTGCGGCTCGGGGCTGCAGGCGGCCGCCAGCGCGGCCCAGGCGGTCCGGGCCGGCGAGGGCGACGTGTTCATCGCCGGGGGCGTCGAGAGCATGACCCGGGCGCCGTACGTGATGCTGAAGAGCGGGTCGGCCTGGAATCGGACGCCGCCCCCCATGGCCGACACGACCGTCGGGTGGCGCTTCACCAACCCGCGGATGGCCAGGGACTGGACCATCGCGCTCGGCGAAACGGCGGAGCGGGTGGCGGCGCAGTACGGCATCAGCCGCGCCGAGCAGGATGCCTTCGCCGTCGAGAGCCAGGCCCGCGCCCAGGCCGCGATCGCGGCCGGGATCTTTGCGGATGAACTCGTCCCTGTTCCCCTCGCCGACGGCAAGGGCGGCACCGCGAACGTCACGGCCGATGAGCATCCGCGCCCCGGCGTAACCCTCGAGGCGCTGGCCAAGATGAAGCCGGCGTTCCTCAAGGACGGTACGGTGACCGCCGGCAGCGCGAGCGGCATCAATGACGGCGCCGCCGCGCTGACGGTGCTGAGCACGGCCGGCCTGGCACGCACGGGCGCCCGCCCGCTCGCCCGGATCGTGGCGAGCGCGGTGGCCGGGGTAGACCCGAGCGTGATGGGGATCGGGCCCGTGCCCGCGGTCCGGAAGGTCCTCGCCCGCGCCGGCCTCCGGACGGCGCAGCTCGACCTGATCGAACTGAATGAGGCCTTCTCCGCCCAGTCCATCGCCTGCATCCGCGACCTGGCCCTCGATCCCGCCCGGGTGAACGTCTACGGCGGGGCGATCGCCCTGGGGCACCCGCTGGGCGCCAGCGGCGCCCGGATCCTGGCCACGCTGGTCCACGGGCTCCGCCGCACCGGCGGCCGGTACGGGCTGGCGGCGATGTGCATCGGCGTGGGCCAGGGCATCGCCCTCGTGGTGGAACGGGTGGACTGA
- a CDS encoding sigma-70 family RNA polymerase sigma factor, with protein sequence MPVPAALQSASTPDADLVRAFRDGREAAATELVARHARGLARFLAAAGADHGEVDDLVQETFIKAFRALDSWRGESAFRSWLLSIASNLLKDQFRRRKGRTVLSLDDSDLAAADDPAATLDAREAERQLADGLRTLPRLQREVFLLRAQQGMEYEAIAQALETTPGSARVHYHHAVKRLKELIA encoded by the coding sequence ATGCCAGTGCCGGCCGCCCTGCAATCAGCGAGTACCCCGGACGCCGACCTCGTCCGGGCCTTCCGGGACGGGCGCGAGGCCGCCGCGACCGAGCTGGTCGCGCGGCACGCCCGGGGCTTGGCGCGCTTCCTCGCCGCCGCCGGCGCCGACCACGGCGAGGTGGACGACCTGGTGCAGGAGACGTTCATCAAGGCGTTCCGGGCCCTGGACAGCTGGCGGGGCGAGTCGGCCTTCCGCAGCTGGCTGCTGAGCATCGCGAGCAACCTGCTCAAGGACCAGTTCCGGCGCCGGAAGGGTCGCACGGTCCTCTCGCTCGACGACAGCGACCTCGCCGCCGCCGATGATCCCGCGGCCACCCTCGACGCCCGCGAGGCGGAACGGCAGCTCGCCGACGGGCTCAGGACGCTGCCCCGGCTGCAGCGCGAGGTGTTCCTGCTGCGGGCGCAGCAGGGGATGGAATACGAGGCGATCGCGCAGGCGCTGGAGACCACCCCGGGGTCGGCCCGGGTGCACTACCACCACGCGGTCAAGCGGCTGAAGGAGCTCATCGCATGA
- a CDS encoding Spy/CpxP family protein refolding chaperone has product MRTVRCLIVLLGLVVAPLAAQDPGAIDPGTRAGELRRLIEERFTARVREELGLTDQQASRMTEVVGAYFVKRRVMEQEERRLRQGLAGELRPGVAADRDNVGRLTDQLLDLKIRYVQSYKDEVRELSAFLDPVQRAQFLIMRERLLDRIQQAQEARADTAGPPFRRRLRQP; this is encoded by the coding sequence ATGCGAACCGTTCGATGCCTGATCGTCCTGCTGGGGCTGGTGGTGGCGCCGCTCGCGGCGCAGGACCCGGGCGCCATCGATCCCGGCACCCGGGCCGGGGAACTGCGCCGCCTGATCGAGGAGCGCTTCACCGCCCGGGTGCGCGAGGAACTGGGGCTCACCGACCAGCAGGCCTCCCGGATGACGGAGGTCGTGGGCGCCTACTTCGTGAAGCGGCGGGTCATGGAACAGGAGGAACGCCGCCTGCGGCAGGGGCTCGCGGGAGAGCTGCGCCCCGGGGTGGCCGCCGACCGGGACAACGTCGGCCGGCTCACCGACCAGCTGCTCGACCTCAAGATCCGCTACGTCCAGAGCTACAAGGACGAGGTGCGCGAGCTCTCCGCCTTCCTGGATCCGGTGCAGCGGGCCCAGTTCCTGATCATGCGGGAACGGCTGCTCGACCGCATCCAGCAGGCGCAGGAGGCGCGGGCCGACACGGCAGGGCCCCCGTTCCGGCGGCGGTTGCGCCAACCTTAG